GGCTCGAGCGCGCCCTCGGCTTGCTCGCGCGCGTGCGCCGCGAGGCGGAGCGCGCGGTAGGGGTCGCCGAGGCTGCGGTGCAGGTCGGCGGTGTTGAAGGAGAGCCGCGCGACGAGGCTCGCGTGCCCGAGCCCCCCGAGGAGCGAGAGGGCGCGCTGCGCGTGGCGCAAGGACTCTTCCCACTCGCCCTCGAGCTGCCGGACGACGGCGAAGTTCTTGTGCGCGATGCCGCGGAGGTAGACGGCGCCCTCCTCCTGGGCCCGCTCGGTCATGCGCTCGAGCTGTCGGGCGGCGCGGGAGAGCTCGCCCCGGGCCATCGCGAGGATGGCGAGGTTGTTCAGCGCCGCGCACGCGGGGCGCGGGAGATCGAACGCGTCGGCCTCCGCGAGGAGTCGCTCGAGCCGCTCCTCCGAGGCCTCGAGGCGCCCGGTCGCGAGCTCGATCTTCGCCAGGCAGCTCTCGGCCTCGAGCCGGAGCGAGTCGAGGGGCTCTCCCTCGAGCACGCCGCGCGCCATGCGCTCGGCCTCGGCGTAGTCGCCGCGGCTGCACAGGGCGTCCGCGAGCGCGATCGTCGCTTCGGTGTGGGCCTCTCCTTCGAGGGCGTGGGCGCGCGCGCGCTCGAGCTGCGCCGCCGCGTCGTCGTAGCGCCCGGCGTGGGTGAGCAGCCGGCCGAGGCGCAGCGCGGCGGCGGCGTCCTCGGGGGCGGCGTCGGCGAGGACGCGCGCGTGGGTGATCGCGGCCGCGTGCGCGCCGGCGATCCAGAGCAGCTCCACCAGGCGGGCGCGGAGCGCGGGGGGCGGGCTCTCGTGCGCGTCCACGACCTCCAGCAGGAGGTCGGCCGCGTCGACCGACGCGTGGCCCGCGGACAGCGCGTCGGCGCCCGCCCACGCCAGCTCGGTGGCGCGCTCCAGGTGCCCGGCGCTCAGCGCGTGGCGCGCGGCGGCGGCCGGATCGTGATCCGCGATCGCGTCCGCGGCGTGGCGGTGGAGCGCGCGCGCGCGCTTGTCGTCCATGGTGGCGCGGAGCCGCTCGCGCACGGCCGGCGGGAGCAGCCACGCGCCGTTCGCGCGGACGGCGCCGGCCCGCGCCAGGGACGCGGCGTCCAGGCGAGGGTGACCGGCCAGCGAGAGCATCTCGGCGAGCGCCGCGTCGGTCGCGCGGCCGCCGAGCACGGCGAGCGCCTCGAGCGCCTCCTGCGCCTCCGGGCTCGCGGCGTCGCGGGCCATGCCCTCGCCGCGCACGAGCTTCTCGATGAGCTCCGGCAGGCCCCCGGTCAGCGACAGCACCGCGTCGACCACGTCCGGGCTGGCCAGGAACGCCCGCACTCCGTCGCGATCGAAGGGGCGGAGCGTGAGCGTGCGGGCGGCGTCGGCGCGCGCGATGCGGGCGAGCGCGCCGCGGGCGGCGCCTTCGACGGTGGCGACGACCAGCACCTTCGGGCGGGCGGCCCAGGGGGCGGCGTCTTCGACCAAATGCTCGAGCAGCTCCAGGCTCGAGCGGTCCGCGTCCTCCATGCCCTCGAGCACGACCACGACCGGGTTGGGCACGCCGATCTCGTGGAGCAGGCGCCCCATCTCCTCGCGCAGGCGCAGCCGCCGCTCGGCCACGACCATGAAGTCGACGACCTCGGAGCGCGCGGCGTGGGCGAGGAGCGCGGCCGCGGCGTGGTGGTCCCGGCGCACCGGGCTCAGCTGCGCGAGCGCCGCCTCCACCACGCGCTTGGGGAGGCTGTCCCGCTCGCCCGTGGCCAGGCCCCGCACGTCGAAGCGCAGGACGGGCCCCGCGCGGTGCTCCGCCAGCCACGCGTCCACGAGCGCGCTCTTGCCGGCCGCGCTGGGACCGTCGACGACGAGCAGCCGGAGGTCTCCTTCACACGCGGACCGATAGGCGCCTCGCAGGGCCAGGAGCTCTTCGCTCCTGCCCGCGAGCCGGGCCGCCGGTCGGGCGGGTGTGGTGTGACGCGTCACGTGGAGCGGTACTGCGAAGACCGTGCCTGCGGTTTCGGCCCGGATTCCAGGGGTGATGCGGGACGAAAAGGCCCGATCGTGCGATCGGTGACGGTGCGCTCGCCCACGATGTGAGCGTTCTTACGGGTCGAGCACGGGCGTCGGGGTCGGATCGGGCTCGGCGCCGAGGCTGCCGGGCATCAGGGGGGTGGGCGTCGGGTCCGCGCGCAGCGCGTGCACGTAGCGGCGCTCGGCGTCCTCCTCGATCAGCAGGACGAGCGAGTCGACGCAGAGCACGTCCCCGCCGGGGCCGACGAGCGCGCCGAGGCCC
The Sandaracinaceae bacterium genome window above contains:
- a CDS encoding sigma 54-interacting transcriptional regulator, translating into MTRHTTPARPAARLAGRSEELLALRGAYRSACEGDLRLLVVDGPSAAGKSALVDAWLAEHRAGPVLRFDVRGLATGERDSLPKRVVEAALAQLSPVRRDHHAAAALLAHAARSEVVDFMVVAERRLRLREEMGRLLHEIGVPNPVVVVLEGMEDADRSSLELLEHLVEDAAPWAARPKVLVVATVEGAARGALARIARADAARTLTLRPFDRDGVRAFLASPDVVDAVLSLTGGLPELIEKLVRGEGMARDAASPEAQEALEALAVLGGRATDAALAEMLSLAGHPRLDAASLARAGAVRANGAWLLPPAVRERLRATMDDKRARALHRHAADAIADHDPAAAARHALSAGHLERATELAWAGADALSAGHASVDAADLLLEVVDAHESPPPALRARLVELLWIAGAHAAAITHARVLADAAPEDAAAALRLGRLLTHAGRYDDAAAQLERARAHALEGEAHTEATIALADALCSRGDYAEAERMARGVLEGEPLDSLRLEAESCLAKIELATGRLEASEERLERLLAEADAFDLPRPACAALNNLAILAMARGELSRAARQLERMTERAQEEGAVYLRGIAHKNFAVVRQLEGEWEESLRHAQRALSLLGGLGHASLVARLSFNTADLHRSLGDPYRALRLAAHAREQAEGALEPAVDAEGLRVEAAAHVELGNLEEARRAYAGALRIAERLGNAATKNEALLGLATLDLDEGDAEAARARLEAMEPAASARTLARVALLQARLGDGDEQIPLARLAVDSARETHDPLMEQTARLELALALHRSGLSGRAREELSVLRRKEGELLQRVPEPLRALFAERSLARHLAQAERRVAERPEKAAPTSDGGLMVGSSKPMRELRGWIARVGPTDSTVLITGESGTGKELVAEALHASSPREGAPFVRVNCAALVDELLSSELFGHERGAFTGADRQKKGRFELADGGTILLDEIGDISPRMQAALLRVLQERTFERVGGTKTLSVNVRVIAATHRDLKELVREGRFREDLFYRLSGITVRVPALRERLEDLPELSRHLLQKISGDIGGELKTLAPDAIEALARRDWPGNVRELENALRSVAVLSPSGLLTAADFAEHAPTRPATSPPPPSDASLGDLAYERVKDGDGSIYDLRKRIERELIERALDESGGNISRAAELLGMKRPRLSKLVHEWGLK